A single genomic interval of Hevea brasiliensis isolate MT/VB/25A 57/8 chromosome 4, ASM3005281v1, whole genome shotgun sequence harbors:
- the LOC110646167 gene encoding rhomboid-like protein 11, chloroplastic isoform X1, translated as MMGLFRLRLHQLSTMKPCFSCTFMPMASYSSFSNSLTVSPHLSAYPKLIIAPANSPCFLPSFPVVRSRFVCKMNGSDMIRQLELDKPEERRKPEKRANGVFWIILLNLGIYVADHFFQVRGIKSLYLYHNWPAWYQFVTATFCHASWEHLSSNLFFLYIFGKLVEEEEGNFALWLSYILTGVGANLVSWLVLPRNAVSVGASGAVFGLFAISVLVKITWDWRKILEVLILGQFVIEKVLILGVTGNGGSPSFSGIVRHFTWRLPYAECQSYCTSIWCSYWCGSGVACQQNSLCSRPRNIKIAWQIRQNSIRDFEFGVSHKCS; from the exons ATGATGGGGCTGTTTCGGCTTCGGTTGCACCAACTTTCGACGATGAAACCTTGTTTTTCCTGCACTTTTATGCCCATGGCTTCTTATAGCTCTTTCTCAAACTCTCTCACCGTTTCTCCTCATCTCTCCGCTTATCCAAAACTGATCATCGCCCCCGCGAATTCTCCTTGTTTCCTTCCTTCTTTCCCTGTTGTCCGATCTCGCTTTGTGTGCAAGATGAATGGCTCAG ATATGATTCGACAGCTCGAACTTGACAAGCCAGAAGAGAGAAGAAAACCAGAGAAACGTGCAAATGGCGTCTTCTGGATTATACTTCTCAATCTTGGAATATATGTTGCAGATCACTTTTTTCAG GTCCGTGGCATCAAATCTCTGTACTTGTATCACAATTGGCCTGCTTGGTACCAGTTTGTCACAGCAACATTCTGCCACGCTAGCTG GGAACATCTTTCAAGCAACCTTTTTTTCTTGTACATTTTTG GGAAACTTGTTGAAGAAGAGGAGGGAAATTTTGCATTGTGGCTTTCTTATATTCTCACAGGTGTTGGAGCAAACCTTGTTTCATGGTTAGTCTTACCAAGAAATGCAGTTTCTGTAGGAGCTTCTGGTGCTGTCTTCGGATTATTTGCAATTAGTGTCCTTGTAAAG ATAACATGGGACTGGAGAAAGATCCTTGAAGTGCTTATATTGGGCCAGTTTGTTATAGAAAAG GTACTCATTTTGGGCGTTACAGGTAATGGAGGCAGCCCAAGCTTCAGCGGCATTGTCAGGCACTTTACGTGGAGGCTACCCTATGCAGAGTGTCAATCATATTGCACATCTATCTGGTGCTCTTATTGGTGTGGTTCTGGTGTGGCTTGTCAGCAGAATTCCCTCTGCTCCAGACCACGAAACATCAAAATTGCATGGCAAATCAGGCAAAATTCGATAAGAGACTTTGAATTTGGTGTGTCTCACAAATGTTCATAA
- the LOC110646167 gene encoding rhomboid-like protein 11, chloroplastic isoform X2 — MMGLFRLRLHQLSTMKPCFSCTFMPMASYSSFSNSLTVSPHLSAYPKLIIAPANSPCFLPSFPVVRSRFVCKMNGSDMIRQLELDKPEERRKPEKRANGVFWIILLNLGIYVADHFFQVRGIKSLYLYHNWPAWYQFVTATFCHASWEHLSSNLFFLYIFGKLVEEEEGNFALWLSYILTGVGANLVSWLVLPRNAVSVGASGAVFGLFAISVLVKITWDWRKILEVLILGQFVIEKVMEAAQASAALSGTLRGGYPMQSVNHIAHLSGALIGVVLVWLVSRIPSAPDHETSKLHGKSGKIR; from the exons ATGATGGGGCTGTTTCGGCTTCGGTTGCACCAACTTTCGACGATGAAACCTTGTTTTTCCTGCACTTTTATGCCCATGGCTTCTTATAGCTCTTTCTCAAACTCTCTCACCGTTTCTCCTCATCTCTCCGCTTATCCAAAACTGATCATCGCCCCCGCGAATTCTCCTTGTTTCCTTCCTTCTTTCCCTGTTGTCCGATCTCGCTTTGTGTGCAAGATGAATGGCTCAG ATATGATTCGACAGCTCGAACTTGACAAGCCAGAAGAGAGAAGAAAACCAGAGAAACGTGCAAATGGCGTCTTCTGGATTATACTTCTCAATCTTGGAATATATGTTGCAGATCACTTTTTTCAG GTCCGTGGCATCAAATCTCTGTACTTGTATCACAATTGGCCTGCTTGGTACCAGTTTGTCACAGCAACATTCTGCCACGCTAGCTG GGAACATCTTTCAAGCAACCTTTTTTTCTTGTACATTTTTG GGAAACTTGTTGAAGAAGAGGAGGGAAATTTTGCATTGTGGCTTTCTTATATTCTCACAGGTGTTGGAGCAAACCTTGTTTCATGGTTAGTCTTACCAAGAAATGCAGTTTCTGTAGGAGCTTCTGGTGCTGTCTTCGGATTATTTGCAATTAGTGTCCTTGTAAAG ATAACATGGGACTGGAGAAAGATCCTTGAAGTGCTTATATTGGGCCAGTTTGTTATAGAAAAG GTAATGGAGGCAGCCCAAGCTTCAGCGGCATTGTCAGGCACTTTACGTGGAGGCTACCCTATGCAGAGTGTCAATCATATTGCACATCTATCTGGTGCTCTTATTGGTGTGGTTCTGGTGTGGCTTGTCAGCAGAATTCCCTCTGCTCCAGACCACGAAACATCAAAATTGCATGGCAAATCAGGCAAAATTCGATAA